In Epinephelus fuscoguttatus linkage group LG15, E.fuscoguttatus.final_Chr_v1, a genomic segment contains:
- the ptf1a gene encoding pancreas transcription factor 1 subunit alpha, whose protein sequence is MDSVLDPFSGLDSFSSPPYFDDDEFFTDQSSRDGHLDTDDFLDDDVDFLASHFQDYYSKDGGSRAAPHDGDYDIGNLSFSSSSSTFSYGCADSTPDLSPQMSHHGGPLLKRRRRMRSDMEMQQLRQAANVRERRRMQSINDAFEGLRSHIPTLPYEKRLSKVDTLRLAIGYINFLAELVQSDLPIRNSSSETHAQPKKVIICHRGTRSPSPSDPDYGLPPLAGHSLSWSDEKQLREQNIIRTAKVWTPEDPRKLHNKSGLTDIENEPPFGLVA, encoded by the exons ATGGACAGTGTGCTGGACCCTTTCTCTGGACTCGACTctttctcctcccctccttaTTTCGACGATGACGAGTTTTTCACCGACCAGTCCTCAAGAGACGGACACTTGGACACTGATGATTTTTTGGATGACGACGTTGACTTCCTCGCCAGTCACTTCCAAGACTATTACAGCAAAGACGGCGGCAGCAGAGCAGCGCCTCACGATGGAGACTACGACATCGGCAACTTGTcattctcctcctcatcctccacctTCTCCTACGGCTGCGCCGACAGCACCCCGGATCTGTCCCCTCAGATGAGCCATCACGGCGGGCCGTTACTGAAGCGGAGGAGGCGGATGAGGTCTGACATGGAGATGCAGCAGCTGAGACAGGCGGCCAACGTCAGGGAGCGGCGGAGGATGCAGTCCATCAATGACGCGTTTGAGGGGCTCCGCTCCCACATCCCGACACTGCCCTACGAGAAGAGGCTCTCCAAGGTGGACACTCTGCGGCTCGCCATCGGCTACATCAACTTCCTCGCCGAGCTCGTGCAGTCTGATCTGCCCATCAGAAACTCCAGCAGCGAGACGCACGCGCAGCCCAAGAAGGTCATCATCTGTCACAGAGGAACAA GATCTCCTTCCCCCAGCGACCCGGACTACGGCCTGCCTCCCCTCGCCGgtcactctctgtcctggtcGGATGAAAAGCAACTCCGAGAGCAGAACATCATCCGCACCGCTAAAGTCTGGACACCGGAAGACCCCCGAAAGCTGCACAACAAATCAGGCCTCACGGACATTGAAAACGAGCCTCCTTTTGGCCTGGTGGCCTAA